Proteins from a genomic interval of Sugiyamaella lignohabitans strain CBS 10342 chromosome C, complete sequence:
- the PDS5 gene encoding Pds5p (Protein involved in sister chromatid condensation and cohesion; colocalizes with cohesin on chromosomes, may function as a protein-protein interaction scaffold; also required during meiosis; relocalizes to the cytosol in response to hypoxia; GO_component: GO:0000794 - condensed nuclear chromosome [Evidence IDA] [PMID 11062262]; GO_component: GO:0005829 - cytosol [Evidence IDA] [PMID 22932476]; GO_component: GO:0000798 - nuclear cohesin complex [Evidence IDA] [PMID 22901742]; GO_component: GO:0034990 - nuclear mitotic cohesin complex [Evidence IDA] [PMID 22912589]; GO_component: GO:0005634 - nucleus [Evidence IEA,IEA]; GO_component: GO:0005634 - nucleus [Evidence IDA] [PMID 22842922]; GO_component: GO:0005634 - nucleus [Evidence IDA] [PMID 22932476]; GO_function: GO:0005198 - structural molecule activity [Evidence ISS] [PMID 11137006]; GO_process: GO:0007049 - cell cycle [Evidence IEA]; GO_process: GO:0051301 - cell division [Evidence IEA]; GO_process: GO:0006302 - double-strand break repair [Evidence IMP] [PMID 11448778]; GO_process: GO:0006302 - double-strand break repair [Evidence IMP] [PMID 19736318]; GO_process: GO:0007126 - meiotic nuclear division [Evidence IMP] [PMID 15819623]; GO_process: GO:0007076 - mitotic chromosome condensation [Evidence IMP] [PMID 11062262]; GO_process: GO:0007067 - mitotic nuclear division [Evidence IEA]; GO_process: GO:0007064 - mitotic sister chromatid cohesion [Evidence IMP] [PMID 11062262]; GO_process: GO:0007064 - mitotic sister chromatid cohesion [Evidence IMP] [PMID 14623866]; GO_process: GO:0007129 - synapsis [Evidence IMP] [PMID 19736318]), giving the protein MIESIFNIFYDVVQKEQIDGLEFLLTAILSQLINELETPPRPITKIVLSHLLRGEPQTNKDQEEEDGETNLPLAKKKKKPVAGRNKNDDQGNTVISFVSRGYNVSKTVCMDNIDIMTRVVNQYVADILNPILLHTSNNSSSTGSEDLTEDIEKLGNLVIAVWKAVPELLVNVLGQLEQNMSIENTALRYMSTRVIGEIICFEASRINFITEYNAIFKTWIGRYRDVSPKIRINWANTVPNFVKNQTNHTIVLESVIPFLGLLEDPDEKVRIAVCKALANVDIDTIATTYATVVEQPLAALADRLRDKKSLVRLAAFQAVGKIYDEAYEQIAAGNLQISDVSSWIPSHILGLLYVNDLEINEHLDWVLFDYIYPFEQLSGSDSEEAALARARRLLTIVKALNEESFKAFTAISSRQVAVARYLNAYLEFCKQYHDAAGITRSGLKKSRQSNGGNENSNENPSSPANRDELSNKINSLIKWVASVYPDSEKVHDHLTAFFKSNDRQAFKLFGICINPDSDYKSVYDSYHSLMDRLSKSSSLNSIEPTIKSILYRSAFILFNKTNVSAIINISRSATAQDSVNLKDVSYIILKEIAAIQPGLIKSQSQDISLIIENASPGDKGLVDTLKTARLLFGKFPDLVPSAPAVWRSLLNIAKTGSIKEAKHATNVLDFAPKKNTLLTKLVEGLDVILSGPYEDVPENFSTVLSCIAQLYYHNPQVIEPYSGLVISFLLRHVLLSNKARPAKDDDPDWVDDSEVNRGSLIERIEGPTSLEATGKLDEHLQRKLLALRIMVNRARSPYLDEDSADEVAKPILNLLMTLLVHNGELNTKDEDTPPHYKSRLRLEACVKILKLSQTGHCLKRIGPAELNVLGVLIRDSQLQVRDRFILKLTTLLSDGSIPERFLCLVFFVAGESNKMLSNYCIRWIKARAARQVKSNSSSTALENSFVRFLHVLAHSGTGEEYEEGEDDNEQLLTSLSRAAKYIIFFLKLIATESNISLLLYLSQRIKEYKDVVSQDSDSESSSSGLYTVADLAQICVLEMKKTRGWVPDPWPGKISLPADSFEPIESTEEAQRVFRAVYIPDNIDAQLRESISKEFHHHAKVKPEPTEASNGRGTSAPKKRTSQGSSSSSVKTKKPKAKAATKFKSLTRASEESVAPRRSSRVATKKVNYMVENSDNEDEENEEEEEESNSEEDEEEEGSDDGNDTDQD; this is encoded by the coding sequence ATGATAGAAAGCATtttcaatatattttatgATGTGGttcaaaaagaacagaTTGACGGGTTGGAGTTTCTTCTCACTGCTATTTTATCCCAATTAATTAATGAGCTCGAGACACCTCCCAGGCCTATCACCAAAATCGTTCTGTCGCATTTGTTGAGAGGAGAACCACAAACTAATAaagaccaagaagaagaagatggtgaGACGAATTTGCCTTTAgctaagaagaaaaagaaacccgTGGCTggtagaaataaaaatgatGACCAAGGAAATACTGTCATTTCTTTTGTCTCACGAGGTTATAATGTATCGAAAACCGTGTGTATGGATAATATCGACATTATGACCAGGGTGGTTAATCAGTATGTTGCTGATATCCTGAACCCCATTTTACTACATACCTcgaacaacagcagtagcactGGTAGCGAGGATCTTACTGAGGATATAGAAAAGCTTGGAAATCTGGTGATTGCTGTTTGGAAAGCAGTTCCTGAGTTGCTTGTCAACGTCTTGGGTCAACTGGAACAAAACATGTCGATAGAAAACACTGCACTTCGATACATGTCCACCCGTGTTATCGGCGAGATTATCTGTTTCGAAGCAAGTAGAATCAACTTTATTACCGAGTACAATGCTATTTTCAAGACCTGGATTGGTCGGTATAGAGATGTGAGCCCCAAAATCCGGATTAACTGGGCTAATACTGTGCCGAACTTTGTCAAgaatcaaacaaaccacACAATAGTACTCGAGTCTGTCATCCCATTTTTGGGATTGTTAGAAGATCCCGATGAAAAGGTTCGAATTGCCGTCTGCAAAGCACTGGCAAATGTGGATATCGACACTATTGCGACAACATATGCCACTGTTGTAGAGCAGCCActagcagcattggcagatAGATTGCGAGATAAGAAAAGTTTGGTGCGACTGGCTGCTTTCCAAGCTGTAGGTAAAATATATGACGAGGCATACGAGCAGATTGCTGCAGGAAACCTACAAATCTCCGACGTATCGTCATGGATCCCATCCCATATTCTAGGTTTGTTATATGTCAATGACTTGGAAATTAATGAACATCTTGATTGGGTCTTGTTTGATTATATATATCCATTCGAACAGCTTAGTGGTTCTGACTCAGAAGAAGCCGCTTTGGCTCGAGCCAGACGGTTGTTGACGATAGTTAAGGCTCTCAATGAAGAATCTTTCAAAGCGTTTACTGCAATTAGCTCTCGTCAGGTAGCCGTTGCTCGGTATTTGAATGCATATCTTGAGTTTTGCAAGCAATATCACGATGCAGCTGGAATTACTCGGTCAGGATTAAAGAAAAGCAGACAGTCTAATGgtggaaatgaaaatagcaATGAAAACCCAAGTTCTCCCGCCAACCGCGATGAGCTCTCAAACAAGATTAATTCATTGATCAAGTGGGTGGCTAGTGTGTATCCAGATTCTGAAAAAGTCCACGATCATCTGACTGCTTTCTTCAAGAGTAACGATAGACAGGCATTCAAGCTGTTTGGAATTTGCATTAATCCTGATAGTGACTACAAATCCGTTTACGATTCTTACCACAGCTTGATGGACCGACTCTCCAAGTCATCCTCACTTAATTCAATAGAACCAACAATCAAGTCAATCCTTTATCGATCTGCTTTCATATTGTTCAACAAGACTAATGTTTCGGCTATAATCAATATTTCACGGTCTGCCACAGCCCAAGACTCTGTCAATTTGAAAGACGTCTCATATATAATTCTCAAGGAAATAGCAGCTATCCAGCCGGGACTTATCAAGTCACAATCCCAGGATATCTCATTGATCATTGAAAATGCCTCCCCCGGAGACAAAGGTTTAGTTGACACTTTGAAGACCGCTAGACTACTGTTTGGAAAGTTCCCTGATCTGGTTCCTTCTGCTCCAGCAGTTTGGCGGTCTCTTTTGAACATAGCAAAAACCGGAAGTATTAAGGAGGCGAAGCATGCTACAAATGTGTTGGATTTTGCACCCAAAAAGAACACCTTGCTGACCAAACTAGTCGAAGGACTCGATGTTATTCTATCTGGTCCTTATGAGGATGTACCGGAAAACTTTTCCACTGTACTTTCATGCATTGCTCAACTGTATTATCACAACCCACAAGTCATTGAACCTTATTCGGGTCTTGTTATTAGCTTTCTGCTTCGTCATGTACTTCTTTCTAACAAAGCTAGACCTGCTAAGGACGATGATCCGGACTGGGTTGACGATTCTGAAGTCAACCGAGGTTCCTTAATTGAAAGAATCGAGGGCCCAACTTCACTAGAAGCTACTGGTAAATTGGACGAACATTTGCAAAGAAAGCTTTTGGCTTTACGAATCATGGTGAATAGAGCCCGTTCTCCTTATTTGGATGAAGACTCAGCAGATGAAGTTGCAAAACCCATTTTGAATTTGCTTATGACTTTATTAGTCCATAATGGTGAACTTAATACAAAGGATGAAGACACACCTCCACACTACAAGTCCCGTCTGCGACTCGAGGCTTGTGTGAAAATTCTCAAGTTATCTCAGACAGGTCATTGTTTAAAGCGTATAGGACCTGCCGAACTCAATGTTCTAGGAGTGCTGATTAGAGACAGTCAGTTGCAGGTGCGCGATAGGTTTATACTGAAACTAACTACTCTACTGTCAGATGGATCAATTCCAGAACGATTTTTGTGTCttgtattttttgttgCAGGAGAGTCCAACAAAATGCTTTCCAACTACTGTATTAGGTGGATTAAAGCAAGGGCAGCTCGTCAAGTAAAgagtaatagcagcagtactGCCCTTGAAAACTCGTTTGTACGGTTTCTACATGTCCTAGCTCATTCAGGAACTGGTGAAGAGTATGAAGAAGGCGAGGATGACAATGAGCAACTGCTAACAAGTCTCTCTCGAGCTGCAAAAtatatcattttctttttgaagttgataGCCACCGAGTCAAACATATCCTTGTTGCTTTATCTTTCACAACGGATAAAAGAGTACAAAGATGTTGTTTCGCAGGATAGTGACAGtgaatcatcttcatctggaCTCTACACAGTAGCAGATCTGGCACAAATATGTGTGCttgaaatgaaaaagacgAGGGGCTGGGTTCCAGATCCCTGGCCTGGAAAGATTTCCTTGCCAGCTGATTCTTTTGAACCTATAGAGTCTACAGAAGAGGCTCAAAGAGTATTCAGGGCTGTTTATATTCCAGATAATATCGATGCGCAGCTGAGGGAGAGCATAAGTAAAGAGTTTCACCATCACGCTAAAGTCAAGCCTGAACCTACTGAAGCCTCCAATGGAAGAGGAACTTCTGcaccaaagaaaagaactAGCCAAGGttcctcatcgtcatctgtaaaaacaaagaaaCCAAAGGCAAAGGCGGCAACCAAATTCAAATCTTTGACAAGAGCCTCTGAAGAGTCGGTTGCGCCCCGACGAAGTAGTCGAGTAGCGACTAAGAAGGTTAATTATATGGTTGAAAACAGTGACAATGAGGACGAAGAAaacgaagaggaagaggaagagagCAATagcgaagaagacgaagaggaagaaggtAGTGATGACGGTAACGATACTGACCAAGATTAA
- the RCO1 gene encoding Rco1p (Essential component of the Rpd3S histone deacetylase complex; interacts with Eaf3p; GO_component: GO:0032221 - Rpd3S complex [Evidence IDA] [PMID 16286007]; GO_component: GO:0032221 - Rpd3S complex [Evidence IDA] [PMID 16286008]; GO_component: GO:0000118 - histone deacetylase complex [Evidence IDA] [PMID 16286008]; GO_component: GO:0005634 - nucleus [Evidence IEA,IEA]; GO_component: GO:0005634 - nucleus [Evidence IDA] [PMID 14562095]; GO_function: GO:0046872 - metal ion binding [Evidence IEA]; GO_function: GO:0003674 - molecular_function [Evidence ND]; GO_function: GO:0008270 - zinc ion binding [Evidence IEA]; GO_process: GO:0016568 - chromatin modification [Evidence IEA]; GO_process: GO:0016575 - histone deacetylation [Evidence IMP] [PMID 16286007]; GO_process: GO:0060195 - negative regulation of antisense RNA transcription [Evidence IMP] [PMID 21248844]; GO_process: GO:0030174 - regulation of DNA-dependent DNA replication initiation [Evidence IMP] [PMID 19417103]; GO_process: GO:0006355 - regulation of transcription, DNA-templated [Evidence IEA]; GO_process: GO:0006368 - transcription elongation from RNA polymerase II promoter [Evidence IGI] [PMID 19948887]; GO_process: GO:0006351 - transcription, DNA-templated [Evidence IEA]; GO_process: GO:0061587 - transfer RNA gene-mediated silencing [Evidence IMP] [PMID 23707796]), whose amino-acid sequence MNQLGEYEDEIPKVNKPKATSKDENDPLKLLDKNGRPRMCYRCNESALRGTMVSCDVCPLNWHVDCLPSPTWTIGSRWKCPNHADQATKLPRRPRKYKVVDTVLQRGFKNDGNVEVLDSSDEEEEGFVQDIPFFDNYDTRIGVASRINKGSEKTFLSNGVLYRLPSRGIKLDFIEAVHDSYDEPYPDSIRSDILVALDELATKSLDVQQAVRNLAYLQSDGDPSVKVAIGKENINVLVSAALEELPDSNPAPQGPSVYIKPDTGSPSPPRHTNGRSSARSSLAGSVTDSDRDALTSNSSVDDEVLDSERDQLRIIKRLMQIKGKDKLVKFLLEK is encoded by the coding sequence ATGAACCAGCTTGGCGAGTACGAAGACGAGATTCCAAAAGTTAATAAGCCCAAAGCAACTTCGAAAGACGAAAACGACCCATTGAAATTGTTAGACAAAAACGGACGACCAAGAATGTGTTATCGATGCAATGAGTCGGCTTTACGAGGTACGATGGTTAGTTGCGATGTATGCCCTTTAAACTGGCATGTCGATTGTTTACCTTCTCCTACGTGGACTATTGGATCCCGCTGGAAGTGTCCTAATCATGCTGACCAGGCCACCAAACTGCCTAGGAGACCACGAAAGTACAAGGTCGTCGATACTGTTCTGCAACGAGGCTTCAAAAACGACGGTAACGTCGAAGTTCTCGACTCGtcagatgaggaagaagaaggcttTGTTCAAGACATTCCTTTCTTTGACAATTACGACACCAGGATCGGAGTCGCCTCTAGAATCAATAAAGGATCGGAAAAGACATTCCTTTCAAATGGTGTTCTTTATCGGCTGCCTTCGAGAGGTATCAAATTGGATTTCATCGAAGCTGTACACGATTCATACGACGAGCCATACCCAGATTCTATCAGATCAGACATTCTTGTCGCACTCGACGAACTGGCAACAAAAAGTCTTGATGTCCAACAGGCAGTACGCAATCTAGCTTATTTGCAATCAGACGGTGATCCTAGTGTCAAAGTAGCAATTGGCAAAGAAAACATTAATGTCCTTGTTTCggctgctcttgaagaacTTCCTGATAGTAATCCTGCTCCACAAGGCCCTAGTGTCTATATAAAACCGGACACTGGTTCTCCCAGTCCTCCAAGACACACAAACGGTCGAAGTAGTGCTAGGAGTAGCTTGGCTGGTTCCGTCACTGACTCTGATAGAGATGCTCTTACCAGTAATTCGTCTGTTGACGATGAAGTCCTGGACAGCGAACGTGATCAGTTACGAATCATCAAACGTCTCATGCAAATCAAGGGTAAAGACAAGCTAGTCAAGTTTTTGCTAGAGAAGTAA
- the MAP2 gene encoding Map2p (Methionine aminopeptidase; catalyzes the cotranslational removal of N-terminal methionine from nascent polypeptides; function is partially redundant with that of Map1p; GO_component: GO:0005737 - cytoplasm [Evidence IEA,IEA]; GO_component: GO:0005737 - cytoplasm [Evidence IDA] [PMID 14562095]; GO_component: GO:0005634 - nucleus [Evidence IDA] [PMID 14562095]; GO_function: GO:0004177 - aminopeptidase activity [Evidence IEA,IEA]; GO_function: GO:0016787 - hydrolase activity [Evidence IEA]; GO_function: GO:0046872 - metal ion binding [Evidence IEA,IEA]; GO_function: GO:0070006 - metalloaminopeptidase activity [Evidence IEA]; GO_function: GO:0070006 - metalloaminopeptidase activity [Evidence IGI,ISA] [PMID 8618900]; GO_function: GO:0008235 - metalloexopeptidase activity [Evidence IEA]; GO_function: GO:0008233 - peptidase activity [Evidence IEA]; GO_process: GO:0070084 - protein initiator methionine removal [Evidence IEA]; GO_process: GO:0035551 - protein initiator methionine removal involved in protein maturation [Evidence IMP] [PMID 11811952]; GO_process: GO:0006508 - proteolysis [Evidence IEA,IEA]), translating to MSTEPDYSLSNSDVVTKYKTAGDISAKVLANIKALAVEGAKIIDLTTEGDRQLLEETSKIYKGKKDIIKGIAFPTSVSPNNVVAHLSPLPTDKEAEITLKAGDVVKITLGAQVDGFASIVGDTVVVGGGEVSGPVADAIAAAWYATEAAIRTIKPGNKNWDVTKIVDKVTSEYGVKALEGMLSNEQSRNVVDGKKRIILNPSESQRREFETFTFEEGEVYGVDILVSTGDGKSRADETPTTVYKKADITYQLKLRTSRATFSEVQKKAGSFPFSLRSLDDAKKARMGLQECQNHGLIIPYEVFYEKEGQTVVQFFTTIALTKTGTIKFAGPVTPDFAKIKTDKKVTDESVLDVLSKPLKASKKNKKKAADAAAAPASA from the exons ATGTCTACCGAAC CTGATTACTCCCTTTCCAACTCCGACGTTGTCACCAAGTACAAGACTGCCGGAGACATTTCCGCCAAAGTTCTTGCCAATATCAAGGCATTGGCTGTCGAGGGAGCCAAGATCATTGATCTTACCACCGAGGGAGACCGTCAATTGCTTGAGGAGACCAGCAAGATTTACAAGGGCAAGAAGGACATTATCAAGGGTATTGCTTTCCCCACCTCTGTTTCTCCCAACAATGTTGTTGCTCATTTGTCTCCCTTGCCTACTGATAAAGAGGCCGAGATCACTTTAAAGGCTGGAGACGTTGTCAAGATCACTCTTGGTGCTCAAGTCGACGGATTCGCATCAATTGTCGGTgatactgttgttgttggtggtggtgaggTTTCTGGCCCCGTTGCCGATGCTATTGCCGCTGCTTGGTACGCTACCGAGGCTGCTATTCGTACTATCAAGCCAGGTAACAAGAACTGGGATGTTACTAAGATCGTTGACAAGGTGACCAGCGAGTACGGTGTTAAGGCTCTTGAAGGTATGCTTTCTAATGAGCAATCCAGAAACGTTGTTGATGGTAAGAAGAGAATCATCCTCAACCCCTCTGAGTCTCAACGTAGAGAGTTCGAGACCTTTACTTTCGAAGAGGGTGAGGTCTACGGAgttgatattcttgtttCCACTGGTGACGGTAAATCTCGTGCTGACGAGACCCCTACTACCGTTTATAAGAAGGCCGATATCACCTATCAATTGAAGTTGAGAACATCTCGTGCCACATTCTCCGAGGTTCAAAAGAAGGCCGGTTCGTTCCCATTCTCCCTTCGTTCGCTTGACGATGCTAAAAAGGCCCGTATGGGTTTGCAAGAGTGTCAAAACCACGGACTCATCATACCCTACGAGGTGTTCTACGAGAAGGAGGGACAAACCGTGGTCCAAttcttcaccaccatcgCCCTCACTAAGACCGGTACCATCAAATTCGCCGGCCCCGTGACCCCTGACTTCGCTAAAATCAAGACCGACAAGAAAGTCACCGACGAGTCTGTCCTCGACGTCCTATCCAAGCCCCTCAAGGCcagcaagaagaacaagaagaaggctgccgacgctgctgccgctcctgcttctgccTAA